A single window of Nicotiana sylvestris chromosome 5, ASM39365v2, whole genome shotgun sequence DNA harbors:
- the LOC138869251 gene encoding uncharacterized protein, whose translation MPDDEQHQLERFGRLQPPTFSSAEGENAQVFLDKCQRMLHTTGILETSGVSFTTFQFSGASFSWWEAYQRRRPVGAPLMTWHQFSILFLEKYVPHPHRDELCRQFEQLHLGDITISQYEMRLSELARHAIWLVPTD comes from the coding sequence ATGCCTGATGACGAGCAGCAtcaattggagaggtttggtagacttcagcctccaactttcagtAGTGCAGAGGGCGAGAATGCCCAGGttttcttagataagtgtcagaggatgttgcatacaacgggtattttggagactagtggagtctcatttactacttttcagttttctggagcttccttctcttggtgggaggcttatcagaggcgtaggcctgttggggCACCGCTTATGACCTGgcatcagttctccattctcttcctagagaagtatgtaccgcaccCCCACAGAGATGAGTTGTGCAGACAGTTCGAGCAGTTACATCTGGGGGATATAACCATatcgcagtatgagatgagattatcCGAGTTGGCCCGTCATGCAATATGGCTAGTTCCCACTGATtag